The following are encoded together in the Onychostoma macrolepis isolate SWU-2019 chromosome 03, ASM1243209v1, whole genome shotgun sequence genome:
- the LOC131537526 gene encoding SUMO-conjugating enzyme UBC9-like has protein sequence MSGIALSRLSQERKAWRKDHPFGFVAVPTKNPDGTMNLMNWECAIPGKKGTLWEGGLYKLRMLFKDDYPSSPPKCKFEPPIFHPNVYPSGTVCLSILEEEKDWRPAITIKQILLGIQELLNEPNIQDPAQAEAYTIYCQNRMDYEKRVRAQAKRFAPT, from the exons ATGTCTGGAATTGCTTTGAGTAGACTGTCACAGGAGCGCAAAGCCTGGAGGAAAGATCATCCTTTT GGTTTTGTGGCTGTACCAACCAAAAACCCAGATGGCACCATGAATCTCATGAATTGGGAATGTGCAATACCAGGAAAAAAGGGG ACTCTTTGGGAGGGAGGATTGTACAAACTGAGAATGCTCTTTAAGGATGATTACCCATCTTCACCACCCAAGT GCAAGTTTGAGCCTCCAATCTTCCATCCGAACGTCTATCCTTCAGGTACAGTGTGTCTGTCCATACTGGAGGAAGAGAAGGATTGGAGACCAGCCATCACCATCAAACAA ATATTGTTGGGCATCCAGGAGCTCCTGAATGAGCCCAACATTCAGGACCCAGCGCAGGCAGAGGCCTATACGATATACTG TCAAAACAGGATGGACTACGAAAAGCGTGTGAGGGCACAAGCTAAGAGATTCGCTCCTACATAG
- the mpst gene encoding 3-mercaptopyruvate sulfurtransferase has translation MAAQARALVAARWLADAVKSNRVGPNLRVLDVSWYLPKLKRNPRAEFKETHIPGASFFDIDECCDKTSKFDHMLPTEGEFADYVDNLGIGNNTHVVVYDTSDFGSFAAPRVWWMFRVFGHNSVSVLDGGFKNWLKEGHAVTEQYSKPERAEFKATFNKSWVKTYEDVLNNIKTNAFQLVDARVNGRFRGVEPEPRENIEPGHIPGSINMPFPSFLDSTSGLELPVEELRKLFQQAGVDMQKPFWVTCGSGVTACHISLAAHLCGHPGVCLYDGAWAEWFIKAAPEHVISEGKGKQP, from the exons ATGGCTGCTCAAGCGCGAGCTCTCGTTGCAGCGCGGTGGCTCGCGGACGCTGTCAAAAGCAACCGAGTGGGGCCAAATCTGCGGGTATTAGACGTATCTTGGTATCTACCTAAACTGAAACGCAACCCCAGGGCCGAGTTTAAAGAAACCCACATTCCCGGAGCCTCGTTTTTCGACATCGACGAGTGCTGTGACAAAACCTCCAAGTTTGATCACATGCTGCCTACCGAGGGCGAGTTCGCAGACTATGTCGATAATCTGGGAATAGGGAACAACACTCATGTCGTCGTTTACGATACCAGCGACTTCGGCTCGTTCGCTGCTCCTCGGGTGTGGTGGATGTTTAGGGTGTTCGGGCACAACTCGGTGTCGGTTCTGGACGGTGGATTTAAGAACTGGTTAAAGGAGGGCCATGCAGTGACCGAGCAATATAGTAAACCAGAGCGTGCCGAGTTCAAGGCGACCTTTAACAAGTCCTGGGTCAAAACTTACGAAGACGTTTTGAACAATATTAAAACCAATGCATTTCAATTAGTTGACGCCAGAGTCAATGGAAGATTTCGTGGGGTTGAACCAGAGCCGAGGGAAA ACATCGAGCCTGGTCATATTCCTGGATCGATCAACATGCCTTTTCCCAGCTTCCTGGACTCAACATCAGGTCTAGAACTTCCTGTGGAGGAACTCAGGAAGCTCTTCCAGCAGGCTGGAGTCGACATGCAGAAGCCCTTCTGGGTCACCTGTGGCTCAGGTGTGACAGCCTGTCACATCTCCCTCGCTGCTCACTTGTGCGGCCACCCGGGGGTCTGTCTGTACGACGGGGCATGGGCCGAGTGGTTCATTAAAGCTGCACCTGAACATGTGATCTCTGAGGGAAAAGGAAAACAGCCATGA